The following coding sequences are from one Verrucomicrobiia bacterium window:
- a CDS encoding DUF1080 domain-containing protein — MTSRFHFMWVCAVLALCVVTGPMRAEDKAVTKEPEWQALFDGKTLKGWKPADFPSGGAIEVKNGVLQMGMGETLSGVTYTNAVPTTDYEVEVEGKKVVGSDFFCALTFPVGKEHCTFVMGGWGGAVVGISSIDLMDASENETTKYMKFEKEKWYKVRVKVTGKKIEAWIDGEKFADVELEGKKISMRAGDIEQNVPFGIASYQTESAFKSVKLRALAPGKPVAPAGQ, encoded by the coding sequence ATGACATCTCGTTTTCATTTCATGTGGGTGTGTGCGGTATTGGCTTTGTGCGTGGTGACTGGGCCGATGAGGGCGGAGGATAAGGCGGTGACGAAGGAGCCGGAGTGGCAGGCGTTGTTCGATGGCAAAACGTTAAAAGGCTGGAAGCCGGCGGATTTTCCGAGCGGAGGGGCTATCGAGGTAAAGAATGGGGTGTTGCAGATGGGGATGGGGGAGACTTTGAGCGGGGTGACGTATACGAATGCGGTGCCGACGACGGATTATGAGGTGGAGGTGGAGGGGAAGAAGGTGGTGGGGTCGGATTTTTTTTGCGCGTTGACGTTTCCGGTGGGGAAGGAGCATTGCACGTTTGTGATGGGGGGATGGGGCGGGGCGGTGGTGGGGATCTCGAGCATCGACCTGATGGATGCTTCTGAGAATGAGACGACGAAGTATATGAAGTTCGAGAAGGAGAAGTGGTACAAGGTGCGGGTGAAGGTGACGGGGAAGAAGATCGAGGCGTGGATCGATGGGGAGAAGTTCGCGGATGTGGAGCTGGAGGGGAAGAAGATCAGCATGCGTGCGGGTGACATCGAACAGAATGTGCCGTTCGGGATCGCATCGTATCAGACGGAGTCGGCATTCAAGAGTGTGAAGCTGCGGGCGCTTGCGCCGGGAAAGCCGGTGGCACCGGCGGGGCAATAG